The Pseudomonadota bacterium DNA window AAGACGCTATTATCGCCAATCAAAAGAAATCTATTCACACCTCCGGTAAAGACTCTGAAATGATGAAAGAGCGTCTAAGACAAGAAACAGAACGGGCAGATGCGGCAACCGGAAGGGCAAATTTTTCTGAAAATAACGAGAAGTCACTAAAAGAAAACCAAAAAGCTATCGAACAACAAAATCAAAGATTAAATGAAACAAATAAATTCCTGATAAAAAAAGCACAGGAAAAGGACAAAAAAATCTCAAGACTTATCAGGGAACAAAACCGCCCGCTAACAATCAACGAAGAAAAGGCAAGGGCTTTCGACGAAGGTCGCTTCAGAGGATCAATTGAAACATGGGAGCCGGCTCTTGCATGGGGTTATGCACAAAGAGCTCAGGAAGATCAGGGATATATAGGATATCTTGAAGGAACCGTTCAGGATTTACTCATAAAAGTACAAAATGCATATTATGACGGTATGCAACAAGGTCTTGAGCAAAGCAGGGAAAGTACGCAGGCACAACTTTTACAAGCTGAAGAACGGGGTTTTCATCGTGGGGCAAATCTCGATTATGAAAAATTCTACAAGAGCTTAAAAGAACAAGTACAGGCAGAAAAAGAAATCAGGCAACAAAATAATAATGACAATACACAATCGACCGCAAGCCGACCGCTTGAAAGAAAAGTTCCGATATCGCCCGAATCTATCGAGCAGCAGAACGCCTTAAAGAGGTCAAGATCGTTCAGTTAACATTTATAACTTGCAAAAAAGCTTTCTATATTTAATATTCAAAGAAAAAATCCGTAAAAAATTTCAAAGGAAGACAGCAAATGGCAATAACCGAACTACAACGAGCGGAAGTAGCTGCCCAAAAAACAGAAGTAAACAAGACTTTAAGAAAAACAGTTGATGACTTGGAAGCAATATTGTACGAGCCTATCCCTGTTCTTGACCACGGTTTTGTAAGAGTTGTGGATTATATGGGTGATGACTCTGCAATTGTTCAGGCAGCCCGCGTATCATACGGAAAAGGTACAAAACAGGTCAGTCTCGATGCCGGTTTAATAAATTATCTTCTGCGTCACCGCCACACGACTCCATTTGAGATGTGTGAGATAAAATTCCATTTGAAAATGCCTATATTTGTCGCACGTCAATGGATTCGCCATCGCACGGCAAATGTGAATGAATATTCGGCACGTTATTCGGTTTTAGATAACGAGTTCTATATCCCTTCTGCCGAACAGTTGGCAGCCCAATCAACCAAGAACCATCAGGGGCGTGGTGAAGAATCATTAAGCCAAGAAGAAGCTAACCGTGTAATAGAAATATTAAAAGGTGATTCACAGCAATGCTATAAGCATTATGAAGAATTGATGAACTGCAATGCAGACGGTGAAATAATCGACCACGATAAAAAAGGCATAGCACGTGAGCTTGCCCGTATGAACCTCCCTATTAACATATACACTCAGTGGTACTGGAAAATAGACCTGCATAATTTGATGCACTTCCTTGCACTGCGTGCCGATAGCCATGCCCAGTATGAAATACGTGTTTTTGCCCAAACAATGCTTGATATAGTAAAACGCTGGGTTCCGATAACCTACAATGCGTTCATGGATCATAGGGTAAATTCAACTGAAATTTCAGGCAAAGGCATGGAAGTTATAAAAGCCATGATAAACCGTGATTTTACAGATCAGGAATCATCAGGAATGAGCAAGCGTGAATGGTCGGAATTGATGGAAAAACTCGGGCAGAATTTATAAATTTCATTCCCTATTTAGCTTAGAGCCGGTTTTTGTGGTACTTCAACTTTTATACTTTAGCATGCTTTAATTTAGGCGGCTTCTGCCATTAAAAATATTCACATTCAAGGTAAATATGAACCTTAAAGATACACTCGATAGTTTTATGCAGGCTTAC harbors:
- the thyX gene encoding FAD-dependent thymidylate synthase, with the translated sequence MAITELQRAEVAAQKTEVNKTLRKTVDDLEAILYEPIPVLDHGFVRVVDYMGDDSAIVQAARVSYGKGTKQVSLDAGLINYLLRHRHTTPFEMCEIKFHLKMPIFVARQWIRHRTANVNEYSARYSVLDNEFYIPSAEQLAAQSTKNHQGRGEESLSQEEANRVIEILKGDSQQCYKHYEELMNCNADGEIIDHDKKGIARELARMNLPINIYTQWYWKIDLHNLMHFLALRADSHAQYEIRVFAQTMLDIVKRWVPITYNAFMDHRVNSTEISGKGMEVIKAMINRDFTDQESSGMSKREWSELMEKLGQNL